One Panicum virgatum strain AP13 chromosome 9K, P.virgatum_v5, whole genome shotgun sequence genomic region harbors:
- the LOC120651622 gene encoding uncharacterized protein LOC120651622, translating into MDEEPEWRISKEAAYAATYLFYGRVPPGGEAAAWGRGRRPEEDQAGAGVWVQVIAILCGLGTYLLILATMPPYYFTAVTQRTAATTGTAVALLPTCLPIAHGPPMCYEWDRPAMAPPPLGSSGSGDSDRSDNDDEKVAMECFYGLIREATRTCYGWEKPAMAPRGRGSGDSDWSGNDDKAAMECFYGLVRDTAKICFGCSHDTVRPDGHGNDDPPPTCPRTASVLMAMSGATDGATTDRS; encoded by the exons ATGGACGAGGAGCCCGAGTGGCGGATCAGCAAGGAAGCCGCGTACGCGGCCACCTACTTGTTCTACGGCCGCGTCCcgcccggcggcgaggccgccgcgTGGGGACGGGggcggaggccggaggaggaCCAAGCCGGCGCAGGCGTGTGGGTCCAGGTCATCGCCATCCTGTGCGGGCTCGGCACCTACTTACTAATACTCGCCACCATGCCGCCCTACTACTTCACCGCCGTGACCCAGCGCACCGCAGCCACCACCGGCACCGCCGTCGCGCTGCTTCCGACCTGCCTGCCAATCGCCCATGGCCCGCCGATGTGCTACG AATGGGATAGGccagccatggcgccgccgccgctgggcagTAGTGGCTCTGGAGACAGCGACAGGAGCGACAACGATGATGAAAAGGTCGCCATGGAGTGCTTCTATGGTCTTATACGTGAAGCCACCAGGACCTGCTATG GATGGGAGAAACCAGCCATGGCGCCACGAGGCAGAGGTTCTGGAGATAGCGACTGGAGCGGTAACGATGACAAGGCCGCCATGGAGTGCTTCTATGGTCTTGTACGCGACACTGCCAAGATCTGCTTCGGTTGCAGCCATGACACTGTTCGTCCGGACGGTCACG GTAATGATGATCCGCCTCCAACATGCCCGAGAACTGCCAGTGTCCTAATGGCTATGAGTGGCGCAACTGATGGAGCCACTACTGATCGCTCCTGA